The proteins below come from a single Kitasatospora sp. NBC_00315 genomic window:
- the rpmH gene encoding 50S ribosomal protein L34, with the protein MSKRTFQPNNRRRAKTHGFRLRMRTRAGRAILATRRAKGRSAISA; encoded by the coding sequence GTGAGCAAGCGCACTTTCCAGCCGAACAACCGTCGTCGCGCGAAGACCCACGGCTTCCGGCTGCGGATGCGTACCCGTGCCGGCCGCGCCATCCTGGCGACCCGCCGTGCCAAGGGCCGCAGCGCCATCTCCGCCTGA
- the dnaA gene encoding chromosomal replication initiator protein DnaA yields the protein MADVNSDLVPVWARVVERLVNDPDVGDKDKQWVRRTQPMWMMHDTALLAAPNEFAKQVLEGRLLPQLSDALTREFGRPVRIAVMVDANAVPPAAAPAPAGPPAEHHPQEPVEDPQGHLQGHPQGRVPEWPERQPRPPYQDEPGYRSDRPEAYPSQSGEYGSGRPYDRSYDEGYERGRYDTAGYEQRPAPYGGAPQQPWPPAERPGGDWEAQGGYQDQDQPPRSGYREQQDSQGGPADAQGDLFGGAYGPPPGGPRPVGRRSPGPGARQGQDASEAGGQLLPPADRGRQPQGRPSVPAAERSVRPGLPERSPSPGVPAPPGAPPAGGSRKDEPAARLNPKYLFDTFVIGASNRFAHAAAVAVAEAPAKAYNPLFIYGESGLGKTHLLHAIGHYSRSLFPGTRVRYVSSEEFTNEFINSIRDGKADAFRKRYRDMDILLVDDVQFLASKESTQEEFFHTFNTLHNANKQIVLSSDRPPKQLITLEDRLRNRFEWGLITDVTPPELETRIAILRKKAIQEQLNAPADVLEFIASRITRNIRELEGALIRVTAFANLNRAPVDLELAGIVLKDLIPGGDEDAGPEITAQVIMQQTAAYFGLGVDDLCGSSRSRVLVTARQIAMYLCRELTDLSLPKIGAQFGGRDHTTVMHADRKIRSLMAERRSIYNQVTELTNRIKS from the coding sequence GTGGCTGATGTCAACAGCGATCTCGTCCCGGTCTGGGCGAGGGTCGTCGAGCGGCTGGTCAACGACCCGGACGTCGGTGACAAGGACAAGCAGTGGGTACGCCGCACCCAGCCGATGTGGATGATGCACGACACCGCACTGCTGGCGGCCCCGAACGAGTTCGCCAAGCAGGTGCTGGAGGGCCGGCTTCTGCCGCAGCTGAGCGACGCGCTGACCCGTGAGTTCGGCCGCCCGGTCCGGATCGCCGTGATGGTGGACGCCAACGCCGTCCCCCCGGCCGCCGCTCCCGCACCCGCGGGGCCGCCGGCCGAGCATCACCCGCAGGAGCCCGTGGAGGACCCGCAGGGCCACCTCCAGGGGCATCCGCAGGGCCGCGTCCCGGAGTGGCCCGAGCGCCAGCCCAGGCCGCCCTACCAGGACGAGCCCGGGTACCGTTCCGACCGCCCCGAGGCGTACCCGTCCCAGAGCGGTGAGTACGGCAGCGGCCGGCCCTACGACCGCTCCTACGACGAGGGCTACGAGCGCGGCCGGTACGACACCGCCGGCTACGAGCAGCGACCGGCCCCGTACGGCGGCGCTCCCCAGCAGCCCTGGCCGCCGGCCGAGCGGCCGGGCGGCGACTGGGAGGCCCAGGGCGGCTACCAGGACCAGGACCAGCCCCCGCGCTCCGGCTACCGCGAGCAGCAGGACTCCCAGGGCGGCCCGGCCGACGCGCAGGGCGACCTCTTCGGCGGCGCGTACGGCCCGCCCCCCGGCGGGCCACGGCCGGTCGGCCGCCGCTCCCCCGGCCCCGGCGCGCGGCAGGGACAGGACGCCTCCGAGGCGGGCGGCCAGCTGCTGCCCCCGGCGGACCGTGGCCGGCAGCCCCAGGGCCGCCCCTCGGTGCCCGCCGCCGAGCGTTCGGTCCGCCCCGGTCTGCCCGAGCGCAGCCCGAGCCCCGGTGTGCCCGCCCCGCCCGGCGCTCCCCCGGCCGGCGGCTCCCGCAAGGACGAGCCGGCCGCCCGCCTGAACCCCAAGTACCTCTTCGACACCTTCGTGATCGGCGCCAGCAACCGCTTCGCGCACGCGGCGGCGGTGGCGGTGGCCGAGGCCCCGGCCAAGGCGTACAACCCGCTCTTCATCTACGGCGAGTCCGGGCTGGGCAAGACCCACCTGCTGCACGCCATCGGGCACTACTCGCGCAGCCTCTTCCCCGGTACCCGGGTCCGCTACGTGAGCTCCGAGGAGTTCACCAACGAGTTCATCAACTCGATCCGGGACGGCAAGGCGGACGCGTTCCGCAAGCGCTACCGGGACATGGACATCCTGCTGGTGGACGACGTCCAGTTCCTCGCCAGCAAGGAGTCCACGCAGGAGGAGTTCTTCCACACCTTCAACACCCTGCACAACGCCAACAAGCAGATCGTGCTCTCCTCCGACCGGCCGCCCAAGCAGCTGATCACGCTGGAGGACCGGCTCCGCAACCGCTTCGAGTGGGGGCTGATCACCGACGTCACCCCGCCGGAGCTGGAGACCCGGATCGCGATTCTGCGCAAGAAGGCGATCCAGGAGCAACTGAACGCCCCGGCCGACGTGTTGGAGTTCATCGCCTCCCGGATCACCCGCAACATCCGGGAGTTGGAGGGCGCGCTGATCCGGGTCACCGCGTTCGCCAACCTCAACCGGGCGCCGGTGGACCTGGAGTTGGCCGGCATCGTCCTCAAGGACCTGATCCCCGGCGGGGACGAGGACGCCGGACCGGAGATCACCGCGCAGGTCATCATGCAGCAGACCGCCGCCTACTTCGGGCTCGGCGTCGACGACCTCTGCGGATCCTCGCGCAGCCGGGTGCTGGTGACGGCGCGTCAGATCGCGATGTACCTGTGCCGGGAGCTCACCGACCTCTCGCTGCCGAAGATCGGCGCACAGTTCGGCGGCCGCGACCACACCACGGTGATGCACGCGGACCGCAAGATCCGCTCGCTGATGGCGGAGCGGCGCTCGATCTACAACCAGGTCACCGAACTGACGAACCGCATCAAGAGCTAG